ACTCAGAAGACCGCGTTTGTAGATTTTGATTACGACATGGATTTTGCTGGTATTACTAAAATTGAGTTTGGTGCAAAGTGGTCAGAGCGTGATAAATATGTTGATGACCAAAATGGTCAATTCCGTACGACAGTAGAGCCAGTAGTGGTGGTGCGTTATGACCCAGAAGGAAACGCTATCGGTCTGAAAGGTATAGTAGCTGGCGACGGAATCAATACTATTAGCGCCGCTAACTTTATTTCTGATGAAACATTCCCAGTAGATAACTTTATGTCTACTTTCGGTATTTCACGTAACAATATTACCGATGGTTGGACCATGGTTGATGACCAAAAGCTTATCGAAATGGCTTACGGTATTGATGGCAACAACATAGAAGTAGATGACTCTCGTACTCGCCAAGCTATTTTAGAAAACACTGCCGCTTACTTTAAAGCCAATTTTGAATACCTAGATGGAAAACTAACCGGTGATGTGGGTATTCGTTATGTGAAGACTGAGCTTGAAACCTCTGGTAGTTCAGGAGCTAAATTCGCTAGTACCAACTTAAACCGTTACTTCGATCCATTTGTGTGGAAAGAGTTACGTAATCCAAATTTAGAAAGTTGTAACACAGACAACTTGTATGACCCCAACGGACAAGCCTTAATGCGCGAAAACCGTATTGACGGCATAGGTTGGGATAGAACAACTGATCCAGAAAATCCTACCCGTATTCCTCAAGACCCAGCGGGTTACCCTTGTTTTGATTGGCGTACAACCCAAAACGCCAGCCAAAGTGGCGCTTGGTGGAACTGGCGCCATAGTGATCCATCAACATTGGTAAATGATATTTTTACCGATGATCCTGATGCAAACATCGACAACAGTTTACGTACTTTCAAAACACGCGGAACTAACACTTATGATTTATTTTTACCTAGCTTAAACCTAAATTATCAAATGTCTCAGGACTTAATTGGCCGTTTTGCCGTGTCAAAAACCATGTCCCGTCCGCCAATTGATAGTTTAAAACCAGGCTTCCAATTAAACGAAGGTATTTGGGGTGATCCTGGTCTATCCACGCGAGGTTCCAACATTACACTAAACAACCCTAAGTTGTTACCACAAGAGTCTATCAATTTAGATTTATCTTTGGAGTGGTACTTTAATCCTAGCAGCATGGTATCTGTAGCTATATTCAATAAAGACATGTCTGACTTTATTGAAGAAGAATCGTCGGTGGTATACGTAGATGATTTACGGGACAAAGATTTAACTGATTATGATGCCGGTAACTTGATCATAAGCGAAGAGCAGATCCGTGAGTATTTTGCTGTTAATCCAACAGGTTTTACAAGTATTGGAAATGCAGCTTGTGCGCCGGCTAGGGCAGCAGTAAACCAAGTAAGTAATGATTGGTTTTATGATGATTCTGACTTAATCAATTACTGTGGTAGATATGACGCACGCCGTTCTATTAACGGTGTGGGCGCAACTATTACCGGTATCGAACTTTCTTATTCACAAGTTTATGATTTCTTACCGGGAATTTGGAGTGGTTTAGGTACTACCATGAACTATACCTACCAAGAGTCTAAGACAGACGAACAAGAGTCTACTATTGAAGAAGGTAAAATTTTACCTGAGTTTCCACAAGCATGGACACCTAAACATAGTTACAATGCGACGGTTTTCTGGGAACAAGACGGACACCAAATTCGTTTAGCTTACCGAGGTAAGTCTGATGAATTAGTGGATCGCTTTAGTAACGAAGGTTCAGTATGGCAAGAAGGTAATGGCACGCTTGATTTATCGGCGAGTTACCAGATATCGAACGATATTCGGGTTTCTTTCCAAGCCATTAATGTGACTAACGAAGAAACAAGACGTTACTACACCAGTCGTGAACATGATTTAGGTGATGTAGATGCGCAAGGCAATTCAATTCTGTTTAACGAGGGTAATGCCCTTAATGATGATGCAGATACAAGCAGAACTTCGCTATTGCAGTTTAGCGGCCGAACTTACCGTTTAGACCTACGTGTTAACTTCTAGAGTGAAGGATGATTAAAATGAAATTTAAATATAAAAATCTATTAGTTCCAGCCATCATGACCGCACTATATGGTTGCGGTGGAGGATCTGATAATAAAGATATTGTTAAAATAGAAAATAAAACTGCCCCTATTTTGGATGCATCTGCTCTTTTAGTTGAAGGTAATAGCGACGCTGTTGCTTATGCTGATGATGTAATTAAGTGGATGACGTCTACCTATGACAATGCAGATGGCAAGATGGAATGGGAATATCGTTTTAAGGAAAGTGCAGGTGACTTCCCAAGTAACGATGCAAGAAACCCTGAACCTGTTGCGCATATTGAAATTGATTTATTAACGGGTATTACCGATGCTGACAACGGGTCTAACTTACAAGTTAAAGATGTTCAATTTGTGTGGGAAGGCCCAAATTGTTCAAGTACCGTTGCAATAGCACCAGTTTACCCTGAAATGTGTAATCCTATTTTAGAGGCACTGGGCTTAATTGACGCAGAAGGTAATATCGTTAATACCAGCTTTGAACAAGAAGAAGATATACGTGAGTATCAAAACTTACCGATTACCAATGAAGTGATTTATGGTTTCCAAATCAAAGAAACCTCATTAATGGTAACACCCTCTGCCTTTGCACCTATTTTGATAAACGGACAAACATCCCAGCTTCACCTTATTTATAAAGTGACAGATGGTGTATCCACTATTGATAGACGTATTAAAGTTGTTATCGACGGTGAAGATGCCGCACCTGTATTCCTTCAAAGGTTTATAGACAGCGATGAGGTAGTAATTGATCCAGATACTGGTGAAAGCATCCCTCAAAGCGAAATTTCAATATCGCTTTCTGAAAAATCAGCACCTGTTCGATTCAATATTGCACATGGTATTTATGATCAGGATATTGAAGATATTCAAGAGCTAATAGCTAAAAAAGGCGACTTAACCGAAATTTACGAGACAGCACATTATGCTGTAGAACGTTTAAGTATTATTGGTATAACAGGTCCAGCTGGTATGCCTGCAGGTGTGTTTAACGACGTAAATTCAGTTTCTAGATGGACAGAAGAACGTGGTGTGACAGAGTACACGGTAGAAATAGATCCAGCACCTTACGCTGATTTGTTAATTCGTGGAGAAGAAGTAGATTTAGAATTTACTTTTCAAGTTACAGATGGTAACAACACTGTTGACCGTAGTTTCTTCGTGAATATCAAAGGTGCAGATTTAGTTAATCCGCCGGAGTTCAATGAGCCGACAACAGAAGTATCGATGTCAACTTCAGCATTTACTTCTGTATTTAGTTTACAGTCCGGGGCAATTGACCTGGATGGCGACAATATGGAAGTGGTTGATTTTGTAGCAACTGCTGGTAGTGATGGTTATGGTGTTGATTTGTCTAATCCTAACGTGGTTAGAGTTGACCCATACGGGTTCTTAAACTTAGCACCAGGTGAAGAACAGGTATTAAGTTACACTTATAAGTTGACAGATGGTTTGTTCACATCAGAAGAGCATACATTAAACATTACGTTAACTGGTGCTAACCACAACCTTTTCCACAAAGCTGAGCCTGCTCACAATGGATTTGAAACAGGTAGCCTAGACGGAAGTGCTTGGATGGGTGGAGACGGCGTTGTCTCCGTTGCCGCTGAAGCAGCTGCTGTTGGTGAGTATGGTCTGAACGTATCGGCGGACAGTACCTTCTTTGAAATTGATCAAACAGGTATTGACCAAGGCAGAATCGAAGAAGGTGATGATTACTACATCAACTTCTACGGTAAACAGACCACAGCTTGGGGCGGTGTACGTGTTACTTTTAATAAAAATGGCGACACCAGCGATAGCTTCCAAATCGAAGAATCACCGAATGGCGGCACAACAAATTGGGTAGAACATACCTTAACCTATTTGGACGCTGACGAGTTCTTCCAGCAGGATTCAACATTCGATGTGACTTATCGTTTAGCCACAGGTACATACGATAACTTCTCTTTAGTGAAGTTCGGATATGCTAAATCTCGCGATTTAGTCCCAGATGGTGTATTTACCTCTGGTACTGCAGGCGGTTGGGCTGTATCTGGAGATGTAACCCTAGCGGTTACTGAAGATGCTAATAAAGTTCAAAACTCAGACGACCTGCAATATGGACTTGAAGCAGCAGGTGGCGCAGGTGGTGGTGTGCTTTATTTGGATTCAAACACCCTAATTCAAGGTGGGATCAAAAAAGGCATGCGTTATATCTTGCAGTTTGATTTACGCAACCCAACTTATGCGGGAATAAATGGAGCTGACCCCTCTCCACTACTAGCAAGAATAGTAGATGAAGAGTCGGGTAACTGGGTACGTAAAGGCGCATTTTCTAAACCAAGTGCAACTGCTTGGAATACCTACTCATATCACTTAAATACACAATCTGTTGGTACCGATTGGAACGGTAGTCAGTATGCAAGCGATGTAGAGTTTGATTGGGAAAATGCAAAAGTTCGCGTGGAAATTAATATTCCAGCTAACCAAACATTCTATATAGATAACGTTAAGTTATTCCCAGTACCTCAGTAATCTTAGATTTCTGATAAGCTAAATTTAAAGGCCTAGTGATTTTCACTAGGCCTTTTTGTTAGCAAAGATAATCTTTACAATAAACCTATAATTTTAAAGTAAGTTAGAGAATACAGTGCAAGAAAATATAACAAAAGTAGTAATAGCCGGCGGTGGTACAGCAGGCTGGATGACAGCGGTAGCTATGTCTCGGTTAATTAAAAATACCCAAGTAGTATTAATTGAATCTGACGAAATTGCTACGGTTGGCGTAGGCGAAGCTACTATCCCTACCCTACAATTTTTCCATGAAATATTGAACATCAATGAAGCTGAACTTTTAAAAGCAACGGGTGGCACTTTTAAGCTAGGGATTAGCTTCGAAAATTGGAAAACTAAAGAGCATAAATATTTTCATGCCTTTGGTGAAACTGGCAAAGGATGTTGGGCAGCTGATTTCCAACATTTTTGGTTAAGAGGTAAAAAACTCGGTTTAAAACATGAATTTGGGGACTTTTGTGTAGAACAAGTGGCGGCGCAAATGGATAAATTCGCTCGAGTCAAAAATAAGGGTATTAATTATGCCTATCACATTGATGCAACAAAATATGCGGCGTACCTAAGAACGTTATGTGAAAAAAATACTAGCTTTTCAAGAGTTGAAGGGAAAATAGCCAGCGTTGACTTATTGCAAAACTCTGGAGAAATTGGAAGTTTAACCCTTGAATCTGGACAAAAGTTTGAAGGCGATTTATTTATAGATTGTACCGGTCAAAGGGCGTTATTGATTGGTGAGGCGCTAAATACTCCCTTCGAAGATTGGTCACATTGGTTAGTAAATGACAGTGCTATTGCTGTGCAAACAAAATCAACTGAATCCCCCAAACCGTATACCCGCTCTATTGCTCATGATAGTGGTTGGCAATGGAAAATTCCCTTACAACACCGCGTGGGCAATGGCATAATTTACAGTAGTAAATTTATGTCTGATACAGATGCCGAAAAGCATCTACTCAACAATATTGAAGGCGAAACACTTACCTCACCACGAAAAATAGCTTTTAAAACAGGTACACGTAAACTGCATTGGAATAAAAACTGTGTCGCCATTGGGCTTTCTTCTGGCTTTTTAGAACCTTTAGAATCAACCAGCATTCACCTTATTCAACAATCAATAATACGACTACTTAAGTTATTTCCGGTCAATGGACTACGCCAAGTAGATATAAACGAATTCAATCAGCAAACAGCTGTGGATATCGACTCTATTCGCGACTTTATTATTTTACATTATGTGGTCACCGAACGAAAAGACAGTCCCTATTGGCAATATCAACAAGAAATGCAATTGCCTGATTCACTCAAACATAGAATTGAATTGTTTAAACAATCGGGTCATGTATGCCTTAAAAATGACGAATTATTTGAAGACTCTTGGATGCAAGTCATGATCGGCCAAGGATTAATCCCACAAAACTATCATCCTATTGTGGATAATATGAGTGACAATGAGCTGTTTAAATTTTTGAATGATATGCGAGAACTTGAATATAAACGCGCATCCTCCCTGCCCTCTCATCAAAAATTTATCGATCTATATTGCGCTGCAAAAAACTAAGCAAGCAGAAACTAGGCCTATTGATAATGAATCAAAGGCCTTAAACTTCATGTTAGTATAAAAATATACCTCACTATACAAGTCTCACATGTCAGTTGTAGATAATTTTATCGCGCCACAATGCCATCAAGAAATTGAATATTTGTATGAAGATGAACATATATTGGTGATCAATAAACCCAGTGGTTTACTGAGCTTGTCGGGTAAAAACCCGTTAAATAAAGACTCGGTACATTTTCGCTTGATCCAAGATTTTGCAGGCATAACCCTTGTACACAGATTAGATTTTGGTACTTCAGGACTTTTGTTATTAGCTAAACACAAGTCGGCAAACGCTAATCTAACCAAACAATTTCAAGACAAGTTAATCCAAAAACAATATATCAGTATCTTGCACGGTCATTTAGTGAATGATGAAGGCCATATAAATATGCCTATAGCAAAAGATCCCGCTAACTTTCCTAGACTCAAAATTTGTACTCAAACGGGTAAAGTAGCTACGACTCATTATCAGGTTATTGAACGCCTCAATAACCCAGATAGAACTCGCGTATTGTTCACTCCCTTAACAGGACGAACTCATCAATTAAGAATTCATAGCCAAGGCATAGGTCACCCGATTTTAGGTTGTGATCTTTATGGCACCGCTCAAACTCAGGCAATGGCGCCAAGACTGTTATTACACGCCTCGAAAATTAGTTTTAAACACCCAACAAATCAACAATCAATGAGAATAGATTGCCCCTGCCCTTTTTAACTAGCTTTGTATTTTCATCAATAAAAAAAGCCCTGAACATGTAAATATTCAGGGCTTTTTTAGTCATTTGGCAGACTAGCTATTAGTCATTAAAATGTTTATTAAAGATCGCTTCCATTCTTGGATAGTTAACATCAGTTTCGTTATACAACTCTCGCTGTCTGACTAACTCTGTTTTAAGCTCTTTTATCACACCCACGTATTTAGGATCATTGTAGATATTGACCAATTCATCAGGGTCATTTCTCATATCGTAAAGTTCCCAGCCTGCTGGTGTAGGTATTTTGTTTGGCTCAAGACCTGTCTTTTTAACCCACTTCTGATCGTAAAATGGAAATTGTTTTTCACGGTAGTTATCACCATAGAAAAATATCAACTTATAATCTTTACTACGTAAGCCTGTATGCGCCGGAACTTCATGATACATACGATGCGTCCAATAACGATAAAAAGTAGCAGTACGCCAGTTGTCAGGCGTTTCACCTTTAAGTGCAGGGGTAAAACTACGGCCATGCATATATTCAGGTGTTTCTTGTCCTACCAAATCTAGCAAAAATGGTGCGTAATCAGTGTTATTAATCAATAAATCACTACGTTGACCCGCATTGTCGATGCCTGGGTGTCTAACAATAAACGGCATTTGAATAGATTCATCCCATATCCAACGTTTATCTTGATAATCATGTTCACCTAACATCATGCCTTGGTCAGAGGTATAAACAATGATGGTGTTGTCGTATAAACCTTGATCTTTTAAGCTTTGAATTAAACGGGCAATATTGTCATCTACACCTTTAATACAACGTAAATAGCCTTTTACATATTCTTGATAAGCTTGGTGTGTGTATTCATCATCAGGCAAACTTTGATCAATTTTATAATACTGACCATAGTTACGTCTTGGATTACGTTTGGATATAGAGGTACCAATTTCATGAATTAATGAATCATTTTCACCGCGGGTCGCTTTTGAGCCAAAGGTATCCGGTACACCGTATAAATCTACTGGCTCTGGAATAGTCACATCAGCTAAATAATCATTATAACGAGGGGCATATTCAAAATAATCATGAGGCGCTTTAAACTGATGCATTAAGAAGAATGGTTTATCAGATTTACGATTTTTTAACCAATTTATCGAGATATCAGTAATTATGTCTGAAGAGTGGCCTTTATATTCAGTGGTATTATTTGGCCATGGTTTATCACCTTGTACTCTAAAGTCAGGATCAAAGTAATGCCCTTGACCAGGTAACACTTGGTAATAATCAAAAGCACCAGGTTCTTGTTTTAAATGCCATTTACCTACAATAGCCGTTTCATAACCGGCTTTTTTCATTTCAGTAGGTAAATATTGTTGGTCTTTACCAATGCCACCTTTTAAATCTTGTACTCCATTAGTTTGACTATATTGCCCAGTCAAGATTGTGGCACGACTTGGACTGCAGATAGAGTTAGTAACAAACGCATTTTCAAACACCATGCCTTCACTGGCTAATTTATCAAGATTAGGTGTAGGGTTTAATTTGGCTAAACGACTACCATAAGTACCTATGGCTTGTGCAGCGTGATCATCTGTCATGATGTAAAGAATGTTATAAGGTTTCTTTTCTTGTTTGACGACATCTTTGACAGCTGATTTTGTAGCTGTACTATCTTGCCCACAACCAACCAAGAACAAACTAAGCAAACTGATTGAGGTGTAACTACTCAATATTTTTAACGTTTTATTCATTATATTTTCCATATTGTCACAATTCTGAACAAGTGTAATCGATTATAACCTTGAAATACAAACACTACTTTTTATATATGATAACAATGATTTTGTTAATAATTGCCAATCCTAATAAAACCAATGACTTACAATGGTAAAATTTAAAACAAGAAAACATTAATTGTTAACGTTCGACCCCACTCTTTTTTAACAAAACCATAACACTATAAATATACTGAGATTGCAGCTAGTATGACGCATACTTTAGTTAACTATCATTACAAATGACTCAATCAACTATCATTCTATTTTCTTTTTTGTTTTACGCTATTTCTACATTAGTCAGTGCCAGTCAAATAAATAACTCAGCACAAGAATTTGTCGACTCTCTGTCCCCTATGCAAAAATCTACAGCTATCTTTAAATATTCTGATGAACAAAGGTTCGATTGGAAGTTTGTTCCTGCCGCCAGAAAAGGCATTCCGCTAAAACAATTAAATGAACAGCAAAAACAACAGGGCTTAGCTATTTTACATCTCAGTTTAAGTAAACAGGGTTATCAAAAAGCAACAAACATAATTGGTCTCGAACAAGTATTATTTTTATTAAGTGGTAAAGCTTTTCGAGACGATGAATTGTACTACATAAGTATATTTGGTAAACCAAGCCAAGACGCTATATGGGGCTGGCGTTTTGAAGGCCATCATCTATCCCTAAATTTCACAATTAAAGATGGTAATTTATCAGCAGTCACACCAAACTTTTGGGGAGCCAACCCAGCTAAAGTGGCGACTGGCGAAAAACAAGGATTAAGAGTCCTGCAAAAAGAAGAAGATCTTGGGCGAGAATTAATTAACAGTCTGTCGGCTAAGCAACAAACATTAGCTATTATTTCAGATAAAGCATATGGCGATATTCTGACCAAAAATAAAAGCGTTGTCAGCCCGCTAGAAAATAAAGGTATTTTCTATCAAGACCTCAACTCCGCGCAGAAACAACTGATGTTAAAATTAATTTCTGTATATTTAGACAATATGCCTGAAAATATCGCCCTAAGCCGTTATCAGAATATCCAAAAACAATCACTTAACAGCTTACAATTTGCTTGGGCTGGCAGCACGCAAGTCGATAATAAACATTATTATCGTATCCAAGGAGACACTTTTTTAATTGAATACGACAACGTGCAGCAAAATGGTAATCATATCCACACAGTTTGGCGAGACTTTAAAGGCGATTTTGGCCGGGATATTCTCAAAGAACACCATACAAGTCATCAACATTAAAAATATCTTTAACATATGCAATCTAGCGGTTTCAACCTCTCAGAATGTGTAATAGAGTAGCCTTGTTTTATACTCCCTTACCTAATGAGGTTTTTTAATGGTAAAGACTGACTTATTCCACAAATTTTTAGCCTGCCTAACTGGAATTGGTTCAAGTTTATGTTTGCTTTTTTTCATATATTCACATGTTTTACAAAACAAAATGGCAGAAGAAGGCGACAAAATTTTTCAAGACTTATTAAATAGTGCTTCTACCGGCTTCGCGGTAATTAATCAACTAAATCAATTGGGCTTGAATACATGTTCTGAAGAAAATTTATTACAAATGCGCAAGGCGCAATTTAAATCAAATGATATTAGGGATATAGGTTTTTTCATAGAAGATACGTTAATTTGTACCACAGGCGCAGGCATACTCACAAACCCAGTCAAAGAACGACAACATCACTTCTTTCATCAAGGTCACAAGTTTTGGTTTGGTCATACCTTAGAAACACTAGACCAGTCTGTTAAAGGGGTATTAATTCGTAAAGATAAATACAATATTGTGCTTTCCTTTAACGGCTTATTAGATGAATACAAAACCTTTAATCATTATCAAATTGTTGCCAAAAAGAAAGACAATTATATACACCTGCATGGTGAGCAAGGTATTTTTCAAGCTAAAGCATCAAATGATATAAAACACTTTTACATTGGCATTTTTTCACATGCGTTAGAGTTTTGTGATCCTAGCGGTAAAATTTGTATCGCGATAAAGCAACAAAACTTTACCGAACTAAAATTCAGTACTCTGCTGATAATCTTGTTCATAGTATCTGTGTTTACCGGCATCACAGTTTTATATATTTATGATAAGTACATTAACTACTTACGTAGTATGAATAGAAGGATTATTTCAGGTTTGCCTGCAAATCGTTTTATCCCTCATTATCAAGCCATAGTCGAATTAAAAACGGGGAAAGTAATAGGCTGTGAATTACTTGCTCGTTTTGAAGATAAAATGGGGCCACTATACCCAGATAAATTTATCCCAGTCGTGAGCGAACTCAACCTGTCTTGGCCCATGACAGAATATTTCATTCGCGCAGCTATTAAAGATTTTAGCCATATACAAACAGACGGTGCCCCCTTTTATTTGTCTATTAACGTTTTTCCTAAAGACATCAATAACCAAGATATTCTGAAAGCGCTAACATTACTCGAAAACATACCAGCCGACCTGCAAGTTTGTTTTGAAGTCACCGAAGATGAAAAATTACATTTTAATCAAGTAAGTAATACATTAGAGGCACTTTCAGCTACTAACATACAAATTTCTATTGATGATTTTGGTACAGGTTACTCCAATTTATCCCAATTAAAATTGTTAGATATAGATACATTAAAAATAGATAAATCTTTTGTCGACGAGATTGAAACGGGCTCAATTCGTTCCACTTTTATTCCAACGATTATTTCTATTGCCGAAAAATTAAAGGCAGAAATAGTGGCGGAAGGCGTGGAAAATAAATTACAAGTAAACGAATTATTAAAAATGAATATCAAATATGGCCAAGGCTGGTACTTCGCCAAAGCCCTACCCTTTAGCGAATTTCAAAAATATCTAACAGACAATAGTGACTATCGATTTACTAATGATAAAGGTGAATAATTAGGCTCTTTAGTTAAAAGATAAGAGCCATTACATATGAATATTAAAAATCATTTGGATTTGGAATATTTTCCTTTTGTCACAAAATCAAAATCAAAACCCATTTCTCTTAATACATAATCTCGGATATCGTATGCATGATCCGGTGTAACAGTTCCAAATATCCCTTGTTTATCTGTAGGTAGATGGCTCATCGGTTCACCATTAATTTTAAATACAAAATGATCTACCAGTGCTTTCCAAGCT
The sequence above is a segment of the Paraglaciecola sp. L3A3 genome. Coding sequences within it:
- a CDS encoding TonB-dependent receptor, whose amino-acid sequence is MNNTRMKFKLSALTLAMLASGSVAYAAENEIQEAEVAGVKTSQVASNDTINENDDETEIIEVTGFKGSLLKSMAQKRLSGNVSDSIFAEDIGKSTDQNIADALSRVTGVSVQSTDGEGTMVTVRGANPNQNVISLNGVTLTTADFNQSVDLSAFSSDVLSSINVVKTPSADHDEGSLGASIQLNTVKPLDISKDVRRLTLQGRYNEFSEKGDYKLSGTFSHKLLDETLGILITAVDETSSIRRDQMSINEYDVVTGHVARDLDGNIINDFSVLAAKGIEYSLFTNERNRQGLDASIQYLPTDDTNIVLNLNWAKQDVVDTNHGVNIRPNNHLPNYEEGIYNPTSAGGGEDNYPTYSDPQEDWWVVDTESRNLVKNTNRFADGGMQRRNGGGTTVNKVANLNISQYITEDFKVEVGLNYSETHLEPTNTVSMNLLNSYGVQSQVKARADAFGTPHTGIQPAGYDCTSGLCEMVFGDGYASLMDPEDNGDNMGRSAFNPDDIAAQAVNWMSLSDREVKDTQKTAFVDFDYDMDFAGITKIEFGAKWSERDKYVDDQNGQFRTTVEPVVVVRYDPEGNAIGLKGIVAGDGINTISAANFISDETFPVDNFMSTFGISRNNITDGWTMVDDQKLIEMAYGIDGNNIEVDDSRTRQAILENTAAYFKANFEYLDGKLTGDVGIRYVKTELETSGSSGAKFASTNLNRYFDPFVWKELRNPNLESCNTDNLYDPNGQALMRENRIDGIGWDRTTDPENPTRIPQDPAGYPCFDWRTTQNASQSGAWWNWRHSDPSTLVNDIFTDDPDANIDNSLRTFKTRGTNTYDLFLPSLNLNYQMSQDLIGRFAVSKTMSRPPIDSLKPGFQLNEGIWGDPGLSTRGSNITLNNPKLLPQESINLDLSLEWYFNPSSMVSVAIFNKDMSDFIEEESSVVYVDDLRDKDLTDYDAGNLIISEEQIREYFAVNPTGFTSIGNAACAPARAAVNQVSNDWFYDDSDLINYCGRYDARRSINGVGATITGIELSYSQVYDFLPGIWSGLGTTMNYTYQESKTDEQESTIEEGKILPEFPQAWTPKHSYNATVFWEQDGHQIRLAYRGKSDELVDRFSNEGSVWQEGNGTLDLSASYQISNDIRVSFQAINVTNEETRRYYTSREHDLGDVDAQGNSILFNEGNALNDDADTSRTSLLQFSGRTYRLDLRVNF
- a CDS encoding tryptophan halogenase family protein encodes the protein MQENITKVVIAGGGTAGWMTAVAMSRLIKNTQVVLIESDEIATVGVGEATIPTLQFFHEILNINEAELLKATGGTFKLGISFENWKTKEHKYFHAFGETGKGCWAADFQHFWLRGKKLGLKHEFGDFCVEQVAAQMDKFARVKNKGINYAYHIDATKYAAYLRTLCEKNTSFSRVEGKIASVDLLQNSGEIGSLTLESGQKFEGDLFIDCTGQRALLIGEALNTPFEDWSHWLVNDSAIAVQTKSTESPKPYTRSIAHDSGWQWKIPLQHRVGNGIIYSSKFMSDTDAEKHLLNNIEGETLTSPRKIAFKTGTRKLHWNKNCVAIGLSSGFLEPLESTSIHLIQQSIIRLLKLFPVNGLRQVDINEFNQQTAVDIDSIRDFIILHYVVTERKDSPYWQYQQEMQLPDSLKHRIELFKQSGHVCLKNDELFEDSWMQVMIGQGLIPQNYHPIVDNMSDNELFKFLNDMRELEYKRASSLPSHQKFIDLYCAAKN
- a CDS encoding RluA family pseudouridine synthase — encoded protein: MSVVDNFIAPQCHQEIEYLYEDEHILVINKPSGLLSLSGKNPLNKDSVHFRLIQDFAGITLVHRLDFGTSGLLLLAKHKSANANLTKQFQDKLIQKQYISILHGHLVNDEGHINMPIAKDPANFPRLKICTQTGKVATTHYQVIERLNNPDRTRVLFTPLTGRTHQLRIHSQGIGHPILGCDLYGTAQTQAMAPRLLLHASKISFKHPTNQQSMRIDCPCPF
- a CDS encoding sulfatase, whose amino-acid sequence is MNKTLKILSSYTSISLLSLFLVGCGQDSTATKSAVKDVVKQEKKPYNILYIMTDDHAAQAIGTYGSRLAKLNPTPNLDKLASEGMVFENAFVTNSICSPSRATILTGQYSQTNGVQDLKGGIGKDQQYLPTEMKKAGYETAIVGKWHLKQEPGAFDYYQVLPGQGHYFDPDFRVQGDKPWPNNTTEYKGHSSDIITDISINWLKNRKSDKPFFLMHQFKAPHDYFEYAPRYNDYLADVTIPEPVDLYGVPDTFGSKATRGENDSLIHEIGTSISKRNPRRNYGQYYKIDQSLPDDEYTHQAYQEYVKGYLRCIKGVDDNIARLIQSLKDQGLYDNTIIVYTSDQGMMLGEHDYQDKRWIWDESIQMPFIVRHPGIDNAGQRSDLLINNTDYAPFLLDLVGQETPEYMHGRSFTPALKGETPDNWRTATFYRYWTHRMYHEVPAHTGLRSKDYKLIFFYGDNYREKQFPFYDQKWVKKTGLEPNKIPTPAGWELYDMRNDPDELVNIYNDPKYVGVIKELKTELVRQRELYNETDVNYPRMEAIFNKHFND
- a CDS encoding DUF3500 domain-containing protein, which encodes MTQSTIILFSFLFYAISTLVSASQINNSAQEFVDSLSPMQKSTAIFKYSDEQRFDWKFVPAARKGIPLKQLNEQQKQQGLAILHLSLSKQGYQKATNIIGLEQVLFLLSGKAFRDDELYYISIFGKPSQDAIWGWRFEGHHLSLNFTIKDGNLSAVTPNFWGANPAKVATGEKQGLRVLQKEEDLGRELINSLSAKQQTLAIISDKAYGDILTKNKSVVSPLENKGIFYQDLNSAQKQLMLKLISVYLDNMPENIALSRYQNIQKQSLNSLQFAWAGSTQVDNKHYYRIQGDTFLIEYDNVQQNGNHIHTVWRDFKGDFGRDILKEHHTSHQH
- a CDS encoding EAL domain-containing protein, which encodes MVKTDLFHKFLACLTGIGSSLCLLFFIYSHVLQNKMAEEGDKIFQDLLNSASTGFAVINQLNQLGLNTCSEENLLQMRKAQFKSNDIRDIGFFIEDTLICTTGAGILTNPVKERQHHFFHQGHKFWFGHTLETLDQSVKGVLIRKDKYNIVLSFNGLLDEYKTFNHYQIVAKKKDNYIHLHGEQGIFQAKASNDIKHFYIGIFSHALEFCDPSGKICIAIKQQNFTELKFSTLLIILFIVSVFTGITVLYIYDKYINYLRSMNRRIISGLPANRFIPHYQAIVELKTGKVIGCELLARFEDKMGPLYPDKFIPVVSELNLSWPMTEYFIRAAIKDFSHIQTDGAPFYLSINVFPKDINNQDILKALTLLENIPADLQVCFEVTEDEKLHFNQVSNTLEALSATNIQISIDDFGTGYSNLSQLKLLDIDTLKIDKSFVDEIETGSIRSTFIPTIISIAEKLKAEIVAEGVENKLQVNELLKMNIKYGQGWYFAKALPFSEFQKYLTDNSDYRFTNDKGE